The following are encoded in a window of Mycobacterium sp. ELW1 genomic DNA:
- a CDS encoding alpha/beta hydrolase: MDIAYTDTGAGPTILFVHGVYVAGAIWNDVVAELGDGFRSIAPTWPLGAHSTSTDGADIGAGAAAKRIVHFIEALDLTDVTVVANDTGGGLLLAALGDATLDKSRIGRLVLTNCDSYEHFPPGSFAQIVKLCRFNSTLGGAVIRLLATGPGRAFFLKAVCRTPPPQRRAREVFGAFATSSASRRDAVTVTASLDPALTLRAAPAIEAFDKPVTLAWGTADTLFPLAHAERLRDAFPIATLIEIPDCSAFVMLDAPAQLVAAIRNA; this comes from the coding sequence CTGGACATCGCATACACAGACACCGGTGCCGGACCGACGATCCTTTTCGTGCACGGTGTCTATGTCGCCGGTGCCATCTGGAACGACGTCGTCGCCGAGCTCGGCGACGGCTTTCGTTCCATCGCCCCGACATGGCCGCTGGGTGCGCACAGCACCTCGACGGACGGTGCTGACATCGGCGCCGGGGCCGCCGCCAAGCGCATTGTGCACTTCATCGAAGCTCTCGATCTGACCGACGTCACCGTCGTCGCGAATGACACAGGCGGTGGACTTCTACTGGCGGCCCTGGGCGACGCGACACTCGACAAGTCTCGTATCGGGCGGCTCGTGCTCACCAATTGCGATAGCTACGAACATTTTCCGCCCGGTTCGTTCGCGCAGATCGTGAAGCTGTGCCGATTCAATTCGACCCTGGGCGGCGCTGTCATCCGGCTGCTGGCCACCGGGCCGGGGCGGGCGTTCTTCTTGAAAGCGGTCTGCCGCACGCCGCCGCCGCAGCGCCGCGCGCGCGAGGTCTTCGGGGCCTTCGCCACCAGTTCGGCATCCCGTCGCGATGCGGTCACGGTGACGGCGTCTCTGGACCCCGCGCTGACCTTGCGCGCCGCACCGGCGATCGAAGCATTCGACAAGCCCGTCACCCTGGCGTGGGGCACTGCCGACACGTTGTTTCCACTCGCGCACGCCGAACGCCTGCGTGACGCGTTTCCAATCGCCACGCTGATCGAAATCCCGGACTGCTCAGCCTTCGTCATGCTGGATGCACCCGCGCAGCTTGTCGCCGCAATTCGCAACGCTTGA
- a CDS encoding acyl-CoA dehydrogenase family protein: MKRLVMEAEHGAFRETVRQFIAQELEPNAEQWEANRLVDRSAWIAAGKHGLIGFNMPEEYGGGGVDDFRFNAVIDEEIARYGGPAPALSLQNDVVGPYFSGLANDEQKKRWLPGITSGELIVAVAMTEPGAGSDLAGIRTSAVRDGDDWIVNGAKTFISSGINCDLVVVVCRTDPDAGHKGFTLLVVEDGMTGFTRGRKLDKMGLHYQDTAELHFDNVRVPSANLLGKEGRGFYHLMHNLPSERLSIAISAIAGARETWRQTLQYAKDRKAFGQPIGSFQHNRFLLAEMDTELEIGEQYIDRCLQAVVDGELTAVEASKAKWWCTETAKKVIDGCVQLHGGYGYMTEYRVARDYMDNRIMTIFGGTTEIMKDIIGRDLGL; this comes from the coding sequence ATGAAACGATTGGTCATGGAGGCCGAACACGGGGCGTTCCGGGAGACGGTTCGCCAGTTCATCGCCCAAGAACTCGAGCCGAATGCCGAGCAGTGGGAGGCCAATCGGCTGGTGGACCGCTCGGCGTGGATCGCGGCGGGCAAGCACGGCCTGATCGGGTTCAACATGCCCGAGGAGTATGGCGGCGGGGGAGTCGACGACTTCCGGTTCAATGCGGTGATCGACGAGGAGATCGCCCGCTATGGCGGACCAGCGCCGGCCTTGAGCTTGCAGAACGACGTGGTCGGTCCCTACTTCTCGGGACTGGCCAACGACGAACAGAAGAAGCGCTGGCTGCCTGGTATCACCAGCGGTGAACTGATCGTGGCCGTCGCGATGACGGAACCCGGTGCGGGCAGCGATCTGGCGGGCATTCGCACTTCCGCCGTGCGCGACGGCGACGACTGGATCGTCAACGGCGCCAAGACATTCATCTCCTCGGGCATCAATTGCGACCTCGTGGTCGTCGTGTGCCGGACCGACCCCGACGCCGGGCACAAGGGATTTACCCTCCTCGTCGTCGAGGATGGCATGACGGGTTTCACCCGTGGCCGCAAGCTCGACAAGATGGGGCTGCACTACCAGGACACCGCCGAACTTCACTTCGACAACGTGCGGGTGCCGTCAGCCAACCTGCTGGGCAAGGAAGGACGCGGATTCTACCATCTGATGCACAACCTGCCGTCCGAGCGGTTGTCCATCGCGATCTCAGCTATCGCCGGGGCGCGCGAAACCTGGCGGCAGACATTGCAGTACGCCAAGGACCGCAAGGCCTTTGGCCAGCCGATCGGCAGCTTCCAGCACAACCGGTTCCTGCTCGCGGAGATGGACACCGAGCTCGAGATCGGCGAACAGTACATCGATCGGTGTCTGCAGGCGGTCGTGGATGGCGAACTCACGGCGGTCGAGGCGTCCAAGGCCAAGTGGTGGTGCACCGAGACAGCCAAGAAGGTCATCGACGGCTGCGTCCAGTTGCATGGCGGCTACGGCTATATGACCGAATATCGGGTTGCCCGTGACTACATGGACAACCGCATCATGACCATCTTCGGCGGCACCACCGAAATCATGAAAGACATCATCGGCAGGGACCTGGGCCTCTGA
- a CDS encoding MaoC family dehydratase N-terminal domain-containing protein — translation MTTTEKSSADVAAEEGRITDEDIERAKAQIGIPVFQRDEAWNKSPSADAITHFAFGCGDDNPLFYDPEYGPGTRWHGQIAPPTFPITTGLDQTPKFTDPERKKLFRGLFRGTGKYYSGVKWTWYRPIYAGRPVLAENYTLDVVVKESEFSGGRSVKETFRYLYVDLDGNPIATRDESYINAERQGSKQSGKLKDIERKHWTPEEFEQVEAEYEAEQRRGAEPQWWEDVAVGDQIPGIIKGPLTVVDIISMHMGWGWGGYGVGPLKFAHQLRKRMPAFYQPDEYGVPDVVQRLHWDAARAQSLGIPAPYDYGQMRAAWVSHLLTDWIGDDGWLAELDLQMRGFNYHGDVHRCTGTVTAKGDTADDVVSLDVSATSQRDETTTRGTAKVLLPSKSSGAVILPIPDLDLRRRGAQVASRSSSRVGAESRPG, via the coding sequence GTGACCACCACGGAGAAATCCAGTGCCGACGTCGCGGCCGAAGAAGGCCGGATCACCGACGAGGACATCGAACGCGCCAAGGCGCAGATCGGCATTCCTGTTTTCCAGCGGGACGAAGCGTGGAACAAATCGCCCTCGGCTGATGCCATCACCCACTTCGCATTCGGATGCGGTGACGACAACCCCCTGTTCTACGATCCGGAGTATGGGCCGGGGACCCGGTGGCACGGACAGATCGCCCCGCCCACCTTCCCGATCACCACCGGCTTGGATCAAACTCCGAAGTTCACCGACCCGGAGCGAAAGAAGCTGTTTCGTGGCCTCTTTCGGGGCACCGGCAAGTACTACTCGGGCGTGAAGTGGACGTGGTACCGCCCAATTTATGCGGGACGGCCGGTACTCGCCGAGAACTACACCCTGGACGTGGTGGTCAAGGAGAGCGAGTTCTCCGGCGGCCGTTCCGTCAAGGAGACCTTCCGCTATCTCTATGTCGATCTCGATGGCAACCCGATTGCCACCCGGGACGAGTCCTACATCAACGCCGAGCGACAGGGGTCCAAGCAATCGGGCAAGCTCAAGGACATCGAGCGCAAACACTGGACGCCCGAGGAGTTCGAACAGGTCGAGGCGGAATACGAGGCCGAGCAGCGGCGCGGAGCCGAACCACAGTGGTGGGAGGACGTGGCCGTCGGTGATCAGATCCCGGGAATCATCAAGGGCCCGTTGACAGTTGTCGACATCATCTCGATGCACATGGGCTGGGGTTGGGGTGGTTACGGGGTCGGGCCGTTGAAGTTCGCCCACCAGTTGCGCAAGCGCATGCCCGCCTTCTACCAGCCCGACGAGTACGGGGTGCCCGACGTCGTTCAGCGGTTGCACTGGGATGCCGCCCGCGCACAGTCCCTCGGCATTCCCGCCCCATACGACTACGGCCAGATGCGCGCGGCGTGGGTGAGTCACCTGCTCACCGATTGGATCGGCGACGACGGCTGGTTGGCCGAGCTTGATCTGCAGATGCGCGGATTCAATTACCACGGGGACGTGCACCGGTGCACCGGAACGGTCACCGCCAAGGGCGACACCGCCGACGACGTGGTATCGCTGGACGTGTCGGCCACCAGTCAGCGCGACGAGACCACGACGCGCGGCACCGCCAAGGTGTTGCTACCGTCCAAGTCTTCGGGTGCGGTGATTCTGCCGATCCCGGATCTCGACCTCAGAAGGCGTGGGGCACAGGTAGCTTCGAGGTCATCAAGCAGAGTCGGCGCGGAGTCGCGCCCCGGGTGA
- a CDS encoding mycofactocin-coupled SDR family oxidoreductase has translation MGRVQDKVVLVTGGARGQGRSHAVKLAEEGADVILFDICHDIETNEYPLATSRDLEEAGLEVEKTGRKAYTAEVDVRDRAAIARELANAVAEFGRLDVVVANAGICPLGADLPVQAFADAFDVDFIGVVNTVHAALPYLKAGASIITTGSIAGLIASKMPPGAAGPQGPGGAGYSYAKQLVDSYTLQLAGQLAPQSIRANVVHPTNVNTDMLNSAPMYRQFRPDLESPTRDDAVLAFPAMQAMPTPYVETSDISNAVCFLASDESRYVTGLQFKVDAGAMLKF, from the coding sequence ATGGGACGAGTACAGGACAAAGTGGTTCTGGTCACCGGTGGCGCTCGCGGCCAAGGCCGCAGCCACGCGGTCAAATTGGCCGAGGAGGGTGCCGACGTCATCCTGTTCGACATCTGCCACGACATAGAGACCAACGAGTACCCGCTTGCCACGTCGCGCGATCTCGAGGAGGCCGGGCTCGAGGTGGAGAAGACCGGGCGGAAGGCCTACACCGCCGAGGTCGACGTTCGAGACCGGGCCGCGATTGCGCGCGAACTCGCCAACGCGGTGGCTGAATTCGGCAGGCTCGACGTGGTCGTCGCCAACGCGGGCATCTGCCCGCTCGGCGCGGACCTCCCGGTCCAGGCATTCGCCGATGCCTTCGACGTCGACTTCATCGGAGTCGTCAACACCGTGCACGCCGCCTTGCCCTACCTGAAGGCGGGGGCTTCGATCATCACCACCGGATCAATCGCAGGCCTCATCGCGTCGAAGATGCCACCCGGTGCGGCCGGACCGCAGGGCCCCGGCGGGGCCGGCTACAGCTACGCAAAGCAGCTAGTCGATTCCTACACCCTTCAGCTCGCGGGCCAACTGGCGCCACAGTCCATCCGCGCCAATGTCGTTCACCCCACCAATGTCAATACCGACATGCTCAACAGCGCGCCGATGTACCGGCAGTTCCGGCCGGACCTGGAGTCCCCGACTCGAGATGACGCGGTACTGGCCTTCCCGGCGATGCAGGCAATGCCCACGCCGTATGTCGAAACCTCCGACATCTCGAATGCCGTCTGCTTCCTGGCTTCCGATGAATCCCGTTACGTGACCGGCCTTCAGTTCAAGGTCGACGCCGGCGCCATGCTGAAGTTCTAG
- a CDS encoding fatty acid--CoA ligase family protein, translating to MTSIQEALGRLWNADDDDRMLQCDGYWTSWGAVRALTEQIDRELTAAGCGAGGRVAVVLSNRMPCVAALIAILRGRRTLVTVSPLQPPGRLSADLAASGVSYVLAPSALWSEAPFTAAVAELGATGWSLDDDLALRASGANHVVAKGDPIVAIEMLTSGTTGAPKRIPLTTAQLEASLASALQHNDRSQHATKPPLTGTVGLVTLPIVHIGGLWSLLQSLVAARPIAMLDRFTVAGWHAVVKEHRPAVAGLPPAAMRSVLDSDIPREDLASIRAINAGTSAVDPDLVDEFYERYGIPILVVYGATEFSGAVAGWTVKDFHKQWPDKRGSVGRPFPGVRLQIVDDDGEVLGVNAPGRLQVAAPQARAGGGWITTSDLGHLDADGFLYIDGRADDVIVRGGFKVAPETVVRALRSHSSVADAAVAPVPDRRLGQIPVAAVELRPGATADGEQLRDHCRATLTPYEVPARVFVVDELPRGAALKVDRRRLLAMLVELGVSTDDDADVVVTGEAPMALGEKRPPIRKAR from the coding sequence ATGACGAGCATCCAAGAGGCGCTGGGCCGACTGTGGAATGCCGACGACGACGACCGGATGCTGCAGTGCGACGGGTACTGGACGTCATGGGGAGCCGTCCGGGCACTCACCGAGCAGATCGACCGGGAACTCACTGCCGCAGGTTGCGGGGCCGGCGGTCGCGTTGCGGTCGTGTTGTCCAACCGAATGCCCTGCGTCGCGGCGTTGATCGCGATCCTGCGCGGCCGCCGCACGTTGGTGACCGTCAGCCCGCTTCAGCCGCCCGGCAGGCTGAGCGCAGATCTCGCCGCGTCCGGTGTCTCCTACGTCCTCGCGCCCTCCGCGCTGTGGTCCGAAGCGCCCTTCACGGCTGCCGTCGCCGAACTCGGGGCCACCGGCTGGAGCCTCGACGACGATCTCGCTCTGCGGGCCTCAGGCGCCAATCATGTTGTAGCGAAAGGCGATCCCATCGTCGCCATCGAGATGCTGACCTCAGGTACCACCGGAGCGCCCAAGCGCATCCCCTTGACCACTGCGCAGTTGGAGGCCTCCCTGGCGTCGGCACTCCAACACAACGATCGGTCGCAGCACGCAACCAAACCACCGCTCACCGGTACCGTCGGATTGGTCACGCTGCCCATCGTGCACATCGGCGGCCTGTGGTCGTTGCTGCAGTCGCTGGTCGCCGCTCGCCCGATTGCGATGCTCGATCGATTCACGGTGGCCGGCTGGCATGCCGTGGTCAAGGAACATCGGCCCGCGGTCGCGGGCCTGCCGCCCGCGGCGATGCGTTCGGTGCTCGACTCCGACATCCCGCGGGAGGATCTGGCGAGCATTCGCGCCATCAACGCCGGCACCAGCGCGGTAGACCCCGACCTTGTGGATGAGTTCTACGAGCGTTACGGAATCCCGATACTGGTCGTCTACGGTGCGACCGAGTTTTCCGGTGCGGTGGCGGGATGGACAGTCAAAGACTTCCACAAGCAGTGGCCGGACAAGCGGGGCAGTGTCGGACGCCCGTTCCCCGGGGTCCGGCTCCAGATCGTCGACGACGACGGGGAAGTGCTCGGCGTGAATGCACCGGGCCGCCTGCAAGTCGCCGCCCCGCAGGCGCGCGCCGGTGGAGGGTGGATCACCACCAGCGATCTCGGGCATCTGGACGCCGACGGCTTCCTCTACATCGACGGCCGCGCCGACGATGTGATCGTGCGTGGTGGGTTCAAGGTAGCGCCGGAGACCGTCGTTCGCGCACTACGGTCGCATTCCTCGGTAGCCGATGCCGCCGTGGCGCCGGTACCTGATCGGCGGCTGGGCCAGATCCCGGTTGCAGCAGTCGAATTGCGGCCCGGAGCCACGGCCGATGGTGAGCAGCTACGTGATCACTGCCGAGCCACCCTCACCCCGTACGAGGTGCCGGCCCGGGTTTTCGTCGTCGACGAACTACCACGAGGTGCGGCGCTCAAAGTTGACCGTCGTCGGCTGCTCGCGATGCTGGTCGAACTCGGGGTCTCCACTGATGACGACGCTGATGTCGTCGTTACCGGCGAGGCTCCCATGGCCTTGGGCGAGAAGCGTCCACCGATTCGGAAGGCACGTTGA
- a CDS encoding acyl-CoA dehydrogenase, with the protein MDFGLTDEQDQLASAERAWLTRHDPLVRVRAALDSAAVTIDPAAVDHAAASGLLALLTPEIGGTHVDLAVVAEEHGYAASSLPIADLAVAVWLLMSNGMLRAEAAAAGEILVGVTPGPTLTADGNELRLTGTSKPVPMARDMDAVAVAGRFGEREYLALLTAASQSPMTTLDLTRSWGRVVFDASVDGWTELPPGTLAFVRDALAVHRAFDALGAAARLLDMTVSYAGQREQFGTTIGSFQAVKHHCADMAVAVEASRATLWAAALALDTASGAARSRAASAAAAYAKSAAAKVAGTALQVHGGIGFTWEHDLHLFLRRIKVDEAFDGSVAEHRAALVIA; encoded by the coding sequence ATGGACTTCGGTTTGACCGACGAACAGGACCAACTCGCCTCGGCCGAGCGCGCGTGGCTGACCCGGCACGATCCCCTTGTGCGCGTGCGGGCGGCCCTGGATTCGGCCGCAGTGACGATCGATCCCGCTGCGGTGGACCATGCGGCGGCATCTGGGCTGTTGGCGCTGCTGACGCCCGAAATAGGGGGAACCCACGTCGATCTCGCCGTCGTCGCCGAAGAACACGGATACGCCGCGAGCTCGCTGCCCATAGCCGACCTCGCAGTTGCCGTGTGGCTGCTGATGAGTAACGGGATGCTCCGGGCGGAGGCCGCCGCGGCGGGCGAGATCCTCGTCGGTGTCACGCCCGGTCCCACCCTGACGGCCGATGGCAACGAGCTTCGGTTGACGGGCACCAGCAAGCCGGTTCCGATGGCGCGGGATATGGACGCGGTCGCGGTGGCCGGCCGATTCGGCGAACGGGAATACCTGGCCCTCCTGACCGCGGCGAGCCAATCCCCCATGACCACACTGGATTTGACTCGGTCCTGGGGTCGCGTGGTATTCGACGCGTCTGTCGACGGATGGACCGAATTGCCGCCGGGCACGCTGGCCTTCGTGCGAGACGCGCTCGCCGTGCATCGCGCGTTCGACGCGCTGGGTGCCGCGGCGCGCCTGCTCGACATGACCGTGTCGTATGCGGGCCAGCGTGAGCAATTCGGCACGACCATCGGTTCGTTCCAGGCGGTCAAACATCACTGTGCCGATATGGCCGTCGCGGTCGAAGCCAGCCGAGCCACGCTGTGGGCCGCAGCCCTGGCACTGGACACGGCCTCCGGCGCCGCACGGTCCCGCGCGGCGTCCGCCGCAGCCGCGTACGCGAAGTCGGCCGCCGCCAAGGTGGCGGGCACGGCGCTGCAGGTCCACGGGGGTATCGGGTTCACATGGGAGCACGACCTTCACCTTTTCCTGCGCCGCATCAAGGTCGACGAGGCCTTCGACGGCAGCGTCGCCGAACACCGCGCGGCGCTCGTCATCGCTTGA
- a CDS encoding acyl-CoA dehydrogenase family protein — MEYGMGPELEAFRAEVREFIAAHAPKIPPRAGVRSAEDEEELTALQDWRAKLYAAGYLGADWPAEFGGRDDLSAEHAIVVSEELARASAPGAQSGNVLASHALIQYGTDEQRRRHLPQIRAGRQLWCQLFSEPNAGSDLASLRTRAVRTGDSYIIDGQKVWTTDGHWADYGYLLARTDADAPKHKGISTFIVDMSSPGITVRPLRELTGTSDFNEVFLDSVEVPADAMIGAPGQGWAIANVTLAQERSGVGAAVVKLKMGIEGLTELARQLVIDGRPAIESTLVRDRIGKFTAEVEALSALTYANVTRWLRGGERMHDGAIAKLMFSELNLEMASYAVELGGEAGILVEDDPDALAGGSWQDEFLYARAYTIAGGSSEIMRNLIAERGLALPRERR; from the coding sequence GTGGAATACGGCATGGGGCCCGAACTGGAGGCCTTCCGCGCCGAGGTGCGGGAGTTCATCGCGGCGCATGCGCCGAAGATCCCTCCGCGGGCGGGCGTGCGCAGCGCGGAGGACGAAGAAGAGCTCACCGCACTTCAGGACTGGCGGGCCAAGCTCTACGCCGCCGGCTACCTCGGTGCGGACTGGCCCGCCGAATTCGGGGGCCGCGACGATCTGTCCGCCGAGCACGCCATCGTGGTGAGCGAGGAGCTTGCCCGCGCCTCAGCGCCGGGAGCGCAGAGCGGCAACGTGCTCGCCTCGCACGCGCTGATCCAATACGGCACCGACGAACAGCGCCGCAGGCACCTACCACAGATCCGGGCAGGCCGGCAATTGTGGTGCCAGCTGTTCAGCGAGCCGAACGCGGGTAGTGATCTGGCGTCGCTGCGCACCCGTGCGGTGCGTACTGGCGACAGCTACATCATCGACGGGCAGAAAGTCTGGACCACGGACGGACATTGGGCCGACTACGGATACCTGTTGGCCCGCACTGACGCCGACGCACCCAAGCACAAGGGCATCAGTACGTTCATCGTCGACATGTCCAGTCCGGGCATCACGGTGCGACCGCTGCGTGAACTGACGGGTACCTCGGACTTCAACGAGGTGTTCCTCGACTCCGTCGAGGTCCCCGCCGACGCGATGATCGGTGCTCCCGGACAGGGCTGGGCCATCGCCAACGTCACGCTCGCGCAGGAGCGAAGTGGTGTCGGCGCAGCGGTGGTCAAGCTGAAGATGGGAATCGAGGGGCTCACCGAACTGGCCCGTCAACTTGTCATCGACGGCCGGCCCGCAATCGAGAGCACGCTGGTGCGTGACCGTATCGGCAAATTCACCGCAGAGGTGGAGGCGCTCTCCGCGTTGACCTACGCCAACGTCACGCGTTGGCTGCGCGGTGGCGAACGCATGCATGACGGCGCGATAGCCAAGCTGATGTTCAGCGAACTGAACCTCGAAATGGCAAGTTATGCTGTCGAACTCGGGGGTGAGGCAGGCATTCTGGTCGAAGATGACCCCGACGCGCTCGCCGGCGGCAGTTGGCAGGACGAGTTCCTCTACGCCCGCGCCTACACGATCGCCGGCGGCAGTTCGGAGATCATGCGCAATCTGATCGCCGAACGTGGATTGGCTCTGCCTCGTGAGCGGCGATGA